In Halomonas denitrificans, one DNA window encodes the following:
- a CDS encoding threonine/serine exporter family protein: MIPIRTPAEDDTQSFEASPYATLVLNLGRALTHAGSPAHRLETAMQVMAERLGLSAEFFSTPTALIVSLGDGTRQQVYLARVEPGDSNLGKLSELTDVMEQLASGALDPIEADRRVREIDQRPPAYRGAPLLLAFMAVSAGACTLIGGGLREMLTAGVLGGLTGLCVMLLKRGPDLARLVAPVAALLVTFIGTLWCGFDGRTALMPAVIAGMIALIPGMDLTIATRELATGHLVAGSSRMLSTITIFAFLSFGLAAGGAAGQWVVGPITLVDPSPLPPGVIFIGFAIAAIGFVALFQAWLRDWIWVLLACLIAFAGSSLGGITGSPVLGAFLGGLFVALSGNLFARVTGRPGSVMLLPGLILLVPGSIGMRSLAAVVGHDILSGLETAFLAGMIAVALTAGMILASVLLPPRISL, from the coding sequence TCCTGAATCTCGGCCGGGCGCTGACCCATGCCGGCTCGCCCGCGCACCGGCTGGAAACCGCGATGCAGGTCATGGCCGAACGGTTGGGGCTGAGCGCGGAATTCTTCTCGACGCCGACCGCACTGATCGTGTCCCTCGGCGACGGCACGCGGCAGCAGGTCTATCTCGCCCGCGTCGAGCCCGGAGACTCGAACCTCGGCAAGTTGTCCGAGCTGACCGACGTGATGGAACAGCTGGCGTCCGGCGCGCTGGACCCGATCGAGGCCGACCGTCGGGTGCGCGAGATCGACCAGCGCCCCCCGGCGTATCGGGGGGCGCCCCTGCTGCTGGCCTTCATGGCCGTTTCGGCCGGCGCCTGCACGCTGATCGGCGGCGGCCTGCGCGAGATGCTGACCGCCGGCGTGCTCGGCGGCCTGACCGGCCTGTGCGTGATGCTGCTCAAGCGGGGGCCGGACCTGGCGCGCCTGGTCGCGCCGGTGGCGGCGCTGCTGGTCACCTTCATCGGCACGCTCTGGTGCGGCTTCGACGGCCGGACCGCGCTGATGCCGGCGGTGATCGCCGGCATGATCGCGCTGATTCCGGGCATGGACCTGACGATCGCGACCCGCGAGCTCGCCACCGGCCACCTGGTGGCCGGTTCCTCGCGGATGCTGTCGACGATCACCATCTTCGCGTTCCTGAGTTTCGGGCTGGCGGCCGGCGGTGCCGCCGGCCAGTGGGTGGTCGGTCCGATCACGCTGGTCGATCCTTCGCCGCTTCCGCCGGGCGTGATCTTCATCGGCTTCGCCATCGCGGCGATCGGCTTCGTCGCCCTGTTCCAGGCCTGGCTGCGCGACTGGATCTGGGTCCTGCTGGCCTGCCTGATCGCCTTCGCCGGATCGAGTCTCGGCGGAATCACCGGTTCGCCGGTGCTCGGCGCGTTCCTCGGCGGCCTGTTCGTCGCGCTTTCCGGCAACCTCTTCGCCCGCGTGACCGGGCGCCCGGGATCGGTGATGCTGCTGCCCGGACTGATCCTGCTGGTCCCCGGCAGCATCGGCATGCGCAGCCTGGCCGCGGTCGTCGGCCACGACATCCTGTCGGGCCTGGAGACGGCATTCCTGGCCGGCATGATCGCCGTGGCGCTCACCGCCGGCATGATCCTGGCCAGCGTCCTGCTGCCGCCGAGGATTTCGTTGTAA
- a CDS encoding ATP-dependent DNA ligase gives MKRFVELYTALDGTTATNAKVAALKAYFQDAAPRDAAWAVYFLTGQRLKRLVNTRELREWTAERAGLPLWLVEESYEHVGDLAETMTLLTPEPDAGRADLPPLHVVVEEVIRPLGDMEDEDRKRSVVARWDTLPETARFLFNKLITGALRVGVSKRLVTRALAEVAEVEPGLIAHRLMGQWQPTAENFDALIAGEEADGPAPATPYPFFLASPLEEAPESLGDAVDWHAEWKWDGIRAQLIKRQSEHFLWSRGEELLNGRFPEIESIAADLPDGTVLDGEIMAWDDDADAPLPFAVLQTRIGRKKPGPKTLAKAPCTLLAFDLLEAGGEDLRDAPLIERLARLRALVEGLESGIRCPVPVGFDDWSELPELRASSRERGVEGLMLKRADSPYRVGRRRGDWWKWKVEPYTFDGVLLYAQPGHGRRSNLFTDYTFAVHGPDGLVPVAKAYSGLTDKEIEELDRWIRRNTRERFGPVRSVQAKHVFELAFEGIARSSRHKSGLALRFPRIHRWRRDLDIAGADRLEDLERLLPG, from the coding sequence ATGAAGCGATTCGTCGAACTGTACACCGCGCTCGACGGCACGACGGCGACCAACGCCAAGGTCGCGGCGCTGAAGGCCTATTTCCAGGACGCGGCGCCGCGCGACGCGGCCTGGGCGGTGTACTTCCTCACCGGTCAGCGCCTGAAGCGGCTGGTCAACACGCGCGAGCTGCGCGAGTGGACCGCCGAACGGGCCGGGCTTCCTCTGTGGCTGGTCGAGGAGAGCTACGAGCACGTCGGCGACCTCGCCGAGACCATGACGCTGCTGACGCCCGAGCCGGACGCAGGCCGTGCCGATCTGCCGCCCCTGCACGTCGTGGTCGAGGAAGTGATCCGCCCGCTCGGCGATATGGAGGACGAGGACCGCAAGCGATCCGTCGTTGCCCGGTGGGACACGCTGCCCGAGACTGCGCGCTTCCTGTTCAACAAGCTGATCACCGGCGCATTGCGGGTGGGCGTGTCGAAACGTCTGGTCACCCGCGCCCTGGCCGAGGTGGCGGAGGTCGAGCCGGGATTGATCGCGCACCGCCTGATGGGTCAGTGGCAGCCCACGGCGGAGAACTTCGACGCGCTGATCGCCGGGGAGGAGGCCGACGGACCGGCCCCGGCAACCCCCTATCCGTTCTTCCTCGCCTCGCCGCTGGAGGAGGCGCCGGAGTCGCTCGGCGATGCGGTGGACTGGCACGCCGAATGGAAATGGGACGGCATACGCGCCCAGCTGATCAAGCGACAGTCCGAGCACTTCCTGTGGTCGCGCGGCGAGGAGTTGCTGAACGGCCGCTTCCCGGAGATCGAGTCGATTGCTGCGGACCTTCCCGACGGCACCGTGCTCGACGGGGAGATCATGGCCTGGGACGACGACGCGGACGCGCCGCTTCCCTTCGCGGTGCTGCAGACACGGATCGGCCGGAAGAAGCCCGGGCCGAAGACGCTGGCGAAGGCCCCGTGCACGCTGCTGGCCTTCGATCTGCTCGAAGCCGGAGGCGAAGACCTTCGCGACGCTCCGCTGATCGAACGACTCGCCCGGCTGCGAGCGCTCGTCGAGGGCCTGGAGTCCGGGATTCGGTGTCCTGTGCCCGTGGGCTTCGACGACTGGTCGGAGCTGCCGGAGCTACGGGCATCGAGCCGGGAGCGCGGGGTCGAAGGGTTGATGCTCAAGCGCGCCGATTCGCCCTACCGGGTCGGACGTCGGCGCGGCGATTGGTGGAAGTGGAAGGTCGAACCGTACACCTTCGACGGTGTTCTGCTGTACGCGCAGCCGGGTCACGGTCGCCGTTCCAACCTGTTCACCGACTACACCTTCGCGGTGCACGGGCCGGACGGTCTGGTCCCGGTTGCCAAGGCCTATTCCGGCCTTACCGACAAGGAGATCGAAGAACTGGACCGCTGGATCCGCAGGAACACGCGGGAGCGCTTCGGACCGGTGCGCTCGGTCCAGGCGAAGCACGTGTTCGAACTCGCCTTCGAAGGCATCGCCCGCTCCAGCCGACACAAATCGGGCCTGGCGCTCCGCTTCCCGCGCATCCACCGCTGGCGACGCGACCTCGACATCGCCGGCGCCGACCGGCTCGAAGACCTTGAGCGACTGCTGCCCGGTTGA
- a CDS encoding acyl-CoA dehydrogenase family protein, translating to MDFTPSDRSNDLAHRIEAFVEQRVLPLEAELFGRVRSDDERWQEPRAVRELKAEARGEGLWNLFLPDRELGAGLSNLDYAPLAERMGRSLLAPEVFNCNAPDTGNMEVLYHYGSDDQKAQWLEPLLAGEIRSAFCMTEPDVASSDATNMEATARLEGDQVVLDGRKWWSTGIGHPHCRVVIFMGLTDPDADRHRRHSMVLCPTDAPGVKIERMLHAMGFDDAPYGHGEVSFTDVRLPASNIIAGPGRGFEIAQGRLGPGRIHHCMRLIGLAERALKLACRRALGRTAFGRPLAKLGGNAERIADARIAIEQARLLVLKAAWALDTHGIRGAMSEVSQIKVAVPKMAQDVIDLSIQLHGGGGMCNDYPLAAAFAGARALRLADGPDEVHRMQVARAEFKKYLG from the coding sequence ATGGATTTCACGCCCTCGGATCGATCGAACGATCTGGCGCATCGCATCGAGGCCTTCGTCGAGCAGCGCGTTCTGCCGCTCGAGGCCGAACTGTTCGGTCGCGTCCGATCGGACGACGAGCGCTGGCAGGAACCACGAGCGGTTCGCGAACTGAAGGCGGAAGCGCGCGGCGAGGGCCTTTGGAACCTGTTCCTGCCCGACCGCGAGCTGGGCGCCGGCCTGTCGAACCTCGACTACGCGCCGCTCGCCGAGCGCATGGGACGATCGTTGCTGGCGCCCGAGGTCTTCAACTGCAACGCGCCCGATACCGGCAACATGGAAGTGCTGTACCACTACGGGTCCGACGACCAGAAGGCACAGTGGCTGGAGCCGCTGCTCGCCGGCGAGATCCGGTCCGCGTTCTGCATGACCGAGCCCGACGTGGCCTCTTCGGACGCGACCAACATGGAGGCCACGGCACGCCTCGAGGGCGACCAGGTCGTACTCGACGGACGCAAGTGGTGGTCGACCGGCATCGGTCATCCGCACTGCCGCGTCGTGATCTTCATGGGGCTGACGGACCCGGACGCCGATCGCCACCGCCGCCATTCCATGGTGCTGTGCCCGACCGACGCGCCGGGCGTGAAGATCGAGCGGATGCTCCACGCGATGGGCTTCGACGATGCGCCCTACGGTCACGGCGAAGTCAGCTTCACGGACGTGCGCCTGCCGGCCTCGAACATCATCGCCGGCCCCGGTCGCGGCTTCGAGATCGCCCAGGGCCGCCTCGGTCCGGGCCGCATCCACCACTGCATGCGCCTGATCGGTCTCGCCGAGCGTGCGCTGAAGCTGGCCTGCAGACGGGCCCTCGGCCGCACCGCCTTCGGCCGGCCGCTGGCGAAGCTCGGCGGCAACGCCGAGCGCATCGCCGACGCGAGGATCGCGATCGAACAGGCTCGCCTGCTGGTCCTGAAGGCCGCCTGGGCACTGGACACGCACGGAATCCGGGGCGCGATGAGCGAGGTGTCGCAGATCAAGGTCGCCGTGCCGAAGATGGCCCAGGACGTGATCGATCTCTCGATCCAGCTGCACGGCGGCGGGGGCATGTGCAACGACTACCCGCTGGCCGCCGCCTTCGCCGGCGCCCGCGCCCTGCGCCTCGCCGACGGCCCCGACGAAGTCCACCGCATGCAGGTCGCCCGCGCCGAGTTCAAGAAATACCTCGGGTGA
- a CDS encoding ligase-associated DNA damage response DEXH box helicase, which yields MSDCCPVDAYLVGQGQQVQAFQRQAWEAFSRGRSGLIHAPTGSGKTLAAWGGVVRELVREPGTGLQYLWITPLRALAADTARALERPLRHAGVDDAVALRTGDTSAYRKKKLMDRPPPALVTTPESLAVMLSYADAPARMKHLRAVFVDEWHDLVDSKRGVLLQLALARLRGWNPGLRTWGLSATLGNVDEAAAALVGVNETPAIVAGDLDRPVELESLLPASVDRFPWAGRVGIRQLKAVIERIAAAETTLLFTNTRSQAEIWFNAIQAVCEWPDRVALHHGSIARDLRERAEQGLADGSLKCVVATASLDLGVDFSPVDQVMQVGSPKGVARLIQRAGRSGHRPGGTARIVCVPTHALEIAELAALRERLGSGRVEPRSPLTLALDVLAQHVVTAALGGGVVSDALFDEVRTTHAFAGLDRCQWQWVLDFVIRGGPALRAYPAFQRVVEDRGLLKVPNRRIAMLHRLNIGTITADGALRVQFQKGGSLGTVEERFLARLRPGERFVFAGRVLELVRIHDMVAYVRAANTRKAQVPAWQGGRLPLSTLLADGLLELFERFAADRLPASVEARAAAPLLALQRGVSALPARDRLVLERVTSREGHHWFVFPFAGRLAHEGLAALMAWRIARERPVTFSITVNDYGFELLSGDPVALDERDWRALLDPDGLDRDIVESMDAANLAKYRFRDIARIAGLVQQGYPGKGKAVRQLQASSGLIFDVLSEHDAGNLLLDQARREVLEAQLEVRRIRRVLERSQDQVLAMTAPDRLTPLAFPLWADRLRAHLSSEDWQARVERMLGRLEKNAPSAA from the coding sequence TTGAGCGACTGCTGCCCGGTTGACGCCTATCTGGTCGGGCAGGGCCAGCAGGTGCAGGCCTTCCAGCGCCAGGCCTGGGAGGCGTTTTCCCGGGGCAGGAGCGGCCTGATCCACGCGCCGACGGGAAGCGGGAAGACGCTGGCCGCCTGGGGCGGGGTGGTGCGCGAGCTGGTCCGGGAGCCGGGCACGGGCCTGCAGTACCTGTGGATCACGCCGCTCCGGGCGCTGGCCGCCGATACCGCAAGGGCTCTCGAGCGTCCGCTGCGGCACGCCGGCGTCGATGACGCCGTGGCGCTTCGTACGGGCGATACCTCGGCCTATCGCAAGAAGAAGCTGATGGATCGGCCGCCGCCGGCGCTGGTGACCACGCCGGAAAGCCTGGCGGTGATGCTGAGCTATGCCGACGCGCCGGCCCGCATGAAGCACCTGCGCGCGGTGTTCGTCGACGAGTGGCACGACCTGGTGGATTCCAAGCGCGGCGTGCTGCTGCAGCTCGCACTGGCTCGGCTCCGGGGCTGGAACCCGGGCCTGCGGACTTGGGGGCTTTCGGCGACCCTGGGCAACGTCGACGAGGCCGCCGCGGCGCTGGTCGGCGTGAACGAGACACCCGCGATCGTCGCCGGCGACCTCGATCGCCCGGTCGAGCTCGAATCGCTGCTGCCCGCCTCCGTCGACCGCTTCCCCTGGGCCGGCCGGGTCGGCATCCGGCAGCTGAAGGCGGTCATCGAGCGGATCGCCGCGGCCGAGACGACCCTGCTGTTCACCAATACCCGCTCCCAGGCCGAGATCTGGTTCAACGCGATCCAGGCGGTCTGCGAGTGGCCGGACCGGGTCGCGCTGCACCACGGGTCGATTGCTCGGGACCTGCGTGAACGCGCGGAGCAGGGCCTGGCCGATGGCTCGCTCAAGTGCGTGGTCGCGACCGCCAGCCTCGACCTGGGCGTCGACTTCTCGCCGGTCGACCAGGTGATGCAGGTGGGCAGTCCGAAAGGCGTGGCCCGCCTGATCCAGCGCGCCGGTCGATCCGGCCACCGGCCCGGCGGCACGGCCCGGATCGTCTGCGTTCCGACCCACGCGCTGGAAATCGCCGAGCTGGCCGCTCTGCGCGAGCGGCTCGGCAGCGGACGCGTCGAGCCCAGGTCCCCGCTGACGCTGGCGCTCGACGTGCTTGCCCAGCACGTGGTGACCGCCGCGCTCGGCGGCGGCGTGGTCTCCGATGCCCTGTTCGACGAGGTCCGGACCACCCACGCGTTCGCCGGCCTCGATCGGTGCCAGTGGCAGTGGGTGCTGGACTTCGTGATCCGGGGCGGCCCGGCGCTCCGCGCCTACCCGGCGTTCCAGCGCGTGGTCGAGGACCGCGGCCTGCTCAAGGTGCCGAACCGGCGGATCGCGATGCTGCATCGCCTGAACATCGGCACGATCACCGCCGACGGAGCGCTGAGGGTGCAGTTCCAGAAGGGCGGCTCGCTGGGCACGGTGGAGGAGCGCTTCCTGGCCCGGCTTCGTCCCGGCGAGCGCTTCGTGTTCGCCGGCCGGGTCCTGGAGCTGGTCCGGATCCACGACATGGTCGCCTACGTGCGTGCGGCGAACACCCGAAAGGCCCAGGTGCCTGCGTGGCAGGGTGGACGGCTGCCGCTCTCGACGCTGCTCGCAGACGGACTGCTGGAGCTCTTCGAGCGGTTCGCCGCCGACCGCCTGCCGGCCTCGGTGGAAGCGCGCGCCGCCGCACCTCTCCTGGCGCTGCAACGCGGGGTCTCGGCCTTGCCCGCCCGTGATCGCCTGGTCCTGGAACGGGTGACCAGCCGGGAGGGGCACCACTGGTTCGTGTTCCCCTTCGCCGGCCGCCTGGCCCACGAGGGCCTGGCCGCGCTCATGGCGTGGCGAATCGCTCGCGAGCGGCCCGTGACCTTTTCGATCACCGTCAACGACTACGGCTTCGAGCTGCTCAGCGGCGATCCCGTCGCGCTGGACGAACGCGACTGGCGCGCACTGCTCGACCCCGACGGCCTCGATCGCGATATCGTCGAGAGCATGGATGCGGCCAATCTTGCGAAGTACCGGTTCCGCGACATCGCCCGGATCGCGGGCCTGGTCCAGCAGGGTTATCCGGGCAAGGGCAAGGCGGTGCGCCAGCTCCAGGCGTCCAGCGGATTGATCTTCGACGTGTTGTCAGAACACGACGCCGGGAACCTGCTGCTCGACCAGGCGCGGCGCGAGGTGCTCGAAGCGCAGCTCGAGGTGCGGCGGATCCGCCGCGTGCTGGAACGCAGCCAGGACCAGGTGCTGGCGATGACCGCTCCGGACCGCCTCACGCCGCTGGCGTTTCCGCTCTGGGCCGACCGCCTGCGCGCCCACCTGTCCAGCGAGGACTGGCAGGCCCGTGTCGAGCGCATGCTCGGGCGATTGGAAAAGAACGCCCCGTCCGCTGCATGA
- a CDS encoding polyhydroxyalkanoic acid system family protein, with the protein MSTIDIRKTHRHDLATAQQIADDLARDLAEKFSVNYGWDDDVLLFERSGCNGSIRVDEHCVHVNARLDFFVSFLKPTIEKEVHRYLDEHFT; encoded by the coding sequence ATGAGTACGATCGACATCCGCAAGACGCATCGCCACGACCTGGCCACGGCGCAGCAGATCGCCGACGACCTGGCCCGCGACCTGGCCGAGAAGTTCTCGGTCAACTACGGCTGGGACGACGACGTGCTGCTGTTCGAGCGCTCCGGCTGCAACGGCTCGATCCGGGTCGACGAACACTGCGTCCACGTCAACGCCCGGCTCGATTTCTTCGTGTCGTTCCTGAAGCCGACAATCGAGAAGGAAGTCCACCGCTACCTCGACGAGCACTTCACGTGA
- a CDS encoding RimK/LysX family protein yields MIGHDDSPTMIIGACEWVALPELGIRRLRARVDTGAKSCALHAIDVEAFEVDGENRVRFRVFTGHPDPGGWHACDARLVGTRRVRSSSGERQRRYTIRTPIVIGHARWDVDITLADRERMRYRMLLGRAAMEHHALVYPARTFLQGKPRLD; encoded by the coding sequence GTGATCGGACACGACGACTCGCCGACCATGATCATCGGCGCCTGCGAGTGGGTCGCCTTGCCCGAGCTGGGCATCCGGCGCCTTCGGGCGCGGGTCGACACGGGGGCGAAGAGCTGCGCGCTGCACGCGATCGACGTCGAGGCGTTCGAAGTCGACGGCGAGAACCGGGTCCGCTTCCGCGTGTTCACCGGCCACCCGGACCCCGGCGGCTGGCACGCCTGCGACGCGCGGCTGGTCGGCACCCGCCGGGTGCGTTCCAGTTCCGGCGAGCGCCAGCGCCGCTACACGATCCGGACGCCCATCGTGATCGGTCACGCCCGCTGGGACGTGGACATCACCCTGGCCGACCGTGAGAGAATGCGGTATCGAATGCTGCTCGGGCGGGCGGCCATGGAACACCACGCGCTGGTGTATCCGGCCCGGACGTTCCTGCAGGGCAAACCCCGCCTCGACTGA
- the pdeM gene encoding ligase-associated DNA damage response endonuclease PdeM, whose protein sequence is MIVELAGNRLEMRPDRSLWWPARRTALVADVHLGKDQVFRRAGVAIPGAVLDAELAALDAVLEATGAERLVVLGDWVHAAPAADDAWPHAIARWRARHASLDLVLVAGNHDRGLAPWLDPWRMTSWADGRCLDGLELLHEVRTEAPPPGLSGHVHPVVRLGRRGDRLRLPAFARKNEHLILPAFGRFTGGGEGLEREGWTFFPVSPDRVFALGDDPRARADRDPGAG, encoded by the coding sequence ATGATCGTCGAGCTGGCGGGCAATCGACTGGAGATGCGGCCGGACCGGTCGCTGTGGTGGCCGGCTCGGCGGACCGCACTGGTCGCCGATGTGCACCTCGGCAAGGATCAGGTGTTCCGACGCGCCGGCGTGGCGATCCCCGGGGCGGTGCTCGATGCCGAACTGGCCGCGTTGGACGCCGTGCTCGAGGCGACCGGTGCCGAGCGGCTGGTGGTCCTCGGCGACTGGGTCCACGCCGCCCCCGCTGCGGACGATGCCTGGCCGCATGCGATCGCCCGATGGCGGGCGCGACACGCTTCGCTGGACCTGGTGCTGGTCGCCGGCAACCACGACCGGGGCCTGGCGCCGTGGCTGGATCCTTGGCGGATGACGAGCTGGGCCGACGGCAGGTGTCTGGACGGGCTCGAGCTGTTGCACGAGGTGCGCACGGAGGCTCCGCCGCCGGGGCTGTCGGGCCATGTCCATCCGGTGGTGCGGCTCGGCCGACGCGGTGATCGGCTGCGGCTGCCGGCCTTCGCCCGCAAGAACGAACACCTGATCCTGCCGGCCTTCGGGCGGTTCACCGGGGGCGGGGAAGGGCTGGAGCGCGAGGGCTGGACGTTCTTTCCGGTCAGTCCGGACCGCGTCTTCGCGCTCGGGGATGATCCCCGGGCCCGTGCCGACCGCGATCCCGGCGCCGGATGA
- a CDS encoding copper chaperone PCu(A)C, whose amino-acid sequence MMTEMLRSSIATLLLLMVLDASAADGLRALDPWIPAAPPGAPMLAGYMTLLNDGDEAVRIASARAEGFRRVELHRSFHEDGMARMRRVDGLVIEPGEAITLERGGLHLMLMQPVRSPPPGHSVRIEFLDTRNRVVLEVDAEVIRRRDRGRHGPGDHPRARRRGPD is encoded by the coding sequence ATGATGACCGAGATGCTCCGCTCTTCGATCGCGACCCTGCTGCTCCTGATGGTACTCGATGCCTCCGCCGCCGACGGGCTGCGGGCGCTGGACCCCTGGATTCCCGCGGCACCGCCCGGCGCGCCCATGCTGGCCGGTTACATGACCCTGCTCAACGACGGCGACGAGGCCGTCCGGATCGCTTCGGCCCGCGCCGAGGGGTTCCGGCGCGTCGAGCTCCATCGCTCGTTCCACGAAGACGGCATGGCCCGGATGCGGCGCGTGGACGGGCTGGTGATCGAGCCCGGCGAGGCAATCACGCTGGAGCGTGGCGGCCTGCATCTGATGCTGATGCAGCCCGTCCGGTCGCCGCCGCCCGGACATTCGGTCCGGATCGAGTTTCTCGACACGCGAAATCGGGTCGTTCTCGAGGTCGATGCCGAGGTCATCCGGCGCCGGGATCGCGGTCGGCACGGGCCCGGGGATCATCCCCGAGCGCGAAGACGCGGTCCGGACTGA
- the rimK gene encoding 30S ribosomal protein S6--L-glutamate ligase encodes MRIAILSRSRSIYSTKRLVEAAEERGHEVRVVDTLRCYMSIASHRPSIHYRGDTLDQFDAVIPRIGASITFYGTAVLRQFEMMGTFPLNESVAVTRSRDKLRSLQLLSRRGIGLPVTGFANAADDIGDLIEMVGGAPLVVKLLEGTQGIGVVLCETKKAAESVLEAFMGLNVSIMVQEYIKEAGGADIRCFVVGDKVVAAIKRQAKPGEFRSNLHRGGTASLIKITPEERSTAVRAARIMGLNVAGVDLLRSNHGPLVMEVNSSPGLEGIESATGKDVAGLIIQFLEKNAKKDKTRTRGKG; translated from the coding sequence ATGCGTATCGCGATTCTCTCCCGCAGCCGCAGCATCTACTCGACCAAGCGCCTGGTCGAGGCGGCCGAGGAACGCGGCCACGAAGTGCGGGTGGTCGACACGCTTCGCTGCTACATGAGCATCGCCTCGCACCGGCCGTCGATCCATTACCGCGGCGACACGCTCGACCAGTTCGACGCGGTCATCCCGCGCATCGGCGCGTCGATCACCTTCTACGGCACCGCGGTCCTGCGCCAGTTCGAGATGATGGGCACCTTTCCGCTGAACGAGTCGGTCGCGGTGACCCGCTCGCGCGACAAGCTTCGTTCGCTGCAGCTGCTGTCCCGGCGCGGCATCGGTCTGCCGGTGACCGGCTTCGCCAACGCCGCCGACGACATCGGCGACCTGATCGAGATGGTCGGCGGCGCGCCGCTGGTGGTCAAGCTGCTCGAAGGCACGCAGGGCATCGGCGTGGTGTTGTGCGAAACCAAGAAGGCGGCCGAGAGCGTGCTCGAAGCCTTCATGGGCCTGAACGTCTCGATCATGGTCCAGGAATACATCAAGGAGGCCGGCGGCGCCGACATCCGCTGCTTCGTCGTCGGCGACAAGGTCGTCGCCGCGATCAAGCGCCAGGCCAAGCCCGGCGAGTTCCGCTCCAACCTCCACCGCGGCGGCACCGCCAGCCTGATCAAGATCACGCCGGAGGAGCGGTCCACGGCGGTCCGGGCTGCGCGCATCATGGGCCTGAACGTCGCCGGCGTCGACCTGCTGCGCTCCAACCACGGCCCGCTGGTCATGGAAGTCAACTCCTCGCCGGGCCTCGAAGGCATCGAGTCCGCCACCGGCAAGGACGTCGCCGGCCTGATCATCCAGTTCCTCGAGAAGAACGCCAAGAAAGACAAGACCCGCACCCGCGGCAAGGGCTGA
- a CDS encoding phosphotransferase family protein, which translates to MSSKEASVIDQPRAVREEDRFDEAALDRWLKERIDGLEGAPQVEQFPKGASNLTYRLRYANRDLILRRPPAGTKAKSAHDVVREYRIQKALKPVFPKVPEMLAACEDHDVIGSDFYVMERLEGIIPRADLPKGLTLSEDDTRRLCRNAIDTLIEMHSVDIEAAGLDRLAKGTGYNRRQIDGWSGRFRKARTWNVLKGERVMQWLDRHCPDEVAIRLIHGDYRFDNLVLDPQDPLKIIGVLDWEMATLGDPLMDLGNALAYWVQADDDRVFRAFRRQPTHLPGMMTRREVVDDYCEKMGLSPERWAFYEVYGLFRLAVIVQQIYYRYHHKQTRNPAFRNFWLVANYLLWRCGRVIRRSGLT; encoded by the coding sequence ATGAGTTCGAAGGAAGCAAGCGTGATCGACCAGCCGCGCGCGGTGCGGGAGGAGGACCGGTTCGACGAGGCTGCGCTGGATCGATGGTTGAAGGAACGGATCGACGGGTTGGAAGGTGCTCCGCAAGTCGAGCAGTTTCCGAAGGGGGCGTCGAATCTTACGTACCGCCTGCGCTACGCGAACCGCGACCTGATCCTGCGGCGGCCGCCGGCGGGGACGAAGGCGAAATCGGCGCACGACGTGGTGCGCGAGTACCGGATCCAGAAGGCGCTGAAGCCGGTCTTCCCCAAGGTGCCGGAGATGCTGGCGGCCTGCGAGGACCACGACGTGATCGGCTCGGACTTCTACGTCATGGAGCGGCTCGAAGGCATCATCCCGCGCGCCGACCTGCCGAAGGGCCTCACGCTCAGCGAAGACGACACCCGGCGGCTTTGCCGGAACGCGATCGACACGCTGATCGAGATGCACTCGGTCGACATCGAGGCCGCCGGCCTGGACAGGCTGGCCAAGGGCACGGGCTACAACCGACGCCAGATCGACGGCTGGTCGGGCCGTTTTCGCAAGGCGCGCACCTGGAACGTTCTGAAGGGCGAGAGGGTCATGCAATGGCTGGATCGCCACTGCCCGGACGAGGTCGCGATCCGGCTGATCCACGGCGATTACCGCTTCGACAACCTGGTGCTGGATCCGCAGGACCCGCTGAAGATCATCGGCGTGCTCGACTGGGAGATGGCCACGCTCGGCGATCCGCTGATGGACCTGGGCAACGCGCTGGCCTACTGGGTCCAGGCCGACGACGACCGAGTCTTCCGCGCGTTCCGCCGCCAGCCGACGCACCTGCCGGGCATGATGACCCGGCGCGAAGTGGTCGACGACTACTGCGAGAAGATGGGCCTGTCGCCGGAGCGCTGGGCCTTCTACGAGGTCTATGGCCTGTTCCGCCTGGCCGTCATCGTCCAGCAGATCTACTACCGCTACCACCACAAACAGACCCGCAACCCCGCGTTCAGGAACTTCTGGCTCGTCGCCAACTATCTTCTCTGGCGCTGCGGCCGCGTCATTCGCCGGTCGGGGCTGACTTAG